One Vibrio sp. 16 genomic window carries:
- the thiB gene encoding thiamine ABC transporter substrate binding subunit — MKTTLSTISFSAVALATLSSFSVTAAEKALTVYTYDSFAADWGPGPKVEKAFEAQCGCDVNFVALDDGVSILNRLRLEGENSKADIVLGLDNNLMAEAKKTGLLAEHSVDTTSVTLPNGWNDSTFVPYDYGYFAFVYNKEKLANPPKSLKELVDSRDDLKVIYQDPRTSTPGQGLMLWMKSVYGDEATQAWQNLAKKTVTVTKGWSEAYSMFLEGESDLVLSYTTSPAYHLIAEGDAKFAAADFAEGHYTQVEVAAKVKGSNNQALADQFMAFILSDEFQSVMPTGNWMYPVTSVELPQGFETLTVPNKALSFSADKVAENRKTWIREWQSALTF, encoded by the coding sequence GTGAAAACCACTCTGAGCACCATTTCATTCAGCGCAGTTGCGTTGGCCACACTATCTTCATTTTCCGTTACCGCCGCAGAAAAAGCGCTGACGGTTTACACTTATGACTCTTTCGCAGCCGATTGGGGCCCAGGTCCTAAAGTCGAAAAAGCTTTTGAAGCTCAATGCGGTTGTGACGTGAACTTTGTCGCGCTAGACGACGGTGTCTCTATCCTTAACCGCCTACGTCTAGAAGGGGAGAACAGCAAAGCTGACATCGTTCTTGGTTTAGACAACAACTTGATGGCGGAAGCAAAAAAGACAGGCCTACTCGCTGAGCACAGTGTCGATACGACTTCAGTGACACTGCCAAATGGTTGGAACGATAGCACTTTTGTCCCTTACGATTACGGCTATTTTGCGTTTGTCTACAACAAAGAAAAACTCGCGAATCCACCAAAAAGCCTCAAAGAGTTGGTGGATTCTCGTGATGACTTAAAGGTGATTTATCAAGACCCGCGTACCTCAACACCGGGTCAAGGTCTGATGTTGTGGATGAAGTCGGTGTATGGTGATGAAGCGACTCAAGCATGGCAAAATCTTGCGAAGAAGACCGTCACTGTGACTAAGGGATGGTCAGAAGCGTACTCCATGTTCTTAGAAGGGGAGTCTGATTTGGTTCTCTCTTACACCACCTCACCTGCGTATCACTTGATCGCTGAAGGGGATGCGAAGTTTGCTGCAGCCGATTTTGCGGAAGGTCACTACACGCAAGTTGAAGTGGCAGCAAAGGTGAAAGGATCGAATAATCAGGCTCTTGCAGATCAATTTATGGCATTCATTCTCAGTGATGAGTTCCAATCTGTGATGCCAACGGGTAACTGGATGTACCCAGTAACAAGCGTAGAGTTACCACAAGGATTTGAAACCTTGACTGTGCCAAACAAGGCATTGAGCTTCAGTGCGGATAAAGTTGCGGAAAACCGTAAAACTTGGATCCGTGAATGGCAAAGTGCGCTGACGTTCTAA
- the thiQ gene encoding thiamine ABC transporter ATP-binding protein: MLSLTEVDYYYHNELFHFDVSVEQGSITALMGPSGAGKSTLLALVAGFIEPVSGSISVEGRDIVGLDPHRRPFAMLFQEHNLFAHLTVRQNIGLGLHPGLKLSDEQQRKVELAADQVGVADYLDRLPEQLSGGQRQRVALARCFVQSHPVWLLDEPFSALDPILREEMLSLVAKLAKERNITVLMVTHHISDAKAIGSDFIFVANGRVEVAAGVEQLVSHHSNQALSEFVRAGE, encoded by the coding sequence ATGTTATCTCTGACTGAAGTGGATTATTACTACCACAACGAGTTGTTTCATTTTGATGTTTCCGTTGAGCAAGGTTCGATCACTGCCTTGATGGGACCAAGTGGGGCGGGCAAGTCGACGTTACTGGCATTAGTGGCGGGATTCATTGAGCCAGTCAGTGGTTCGATTAGCGTGGAAGGGCGTGACATTGTTGGTCTAGATCCGCACCGGCGACCTTTTGCGATGTTATTTCAGGAACACAACCTATTTGCTCACCTGACCGTCAGACAAAATATTGGGCTTGGTTTGCACCCTGGACTAAAGCTCAGTGATGAGCAGCAACGGAAGGTGGAGTTGGCGGCGGATCAAGTGGGCGTGGCTGACTATCTTGACCGATTGCCAGAGCAGTTATCTGGCGGACAGCGTCAACGAGTCGCCTTGGCGCGCTGCTTTGTTCAATCTCACCCAGTTTGGTTGCTCGATGAGCCGTTTTCCGCACTCGATCCTATCTTACGTGAAGAAATGTTATCGCTGGTGGCAAAGCTAGCCAAAGAGAGAAATATCACCGTGCTGATGGTGACGCACCACATCAGTGACGCTAAAGCCATTGGCTCCGATTTTATCTTTGTTGCCAACGGGCGAGTGGAAGTGGCAGCAGGCGTTGAACAGCTCGTGTCTCACCACAGTAACCAAGCATTGAGTGAGTTTGTCAGAGCAGGCGAATAG
- the lysC gene encoding lysine-sensitive aspartokinase 3: MGSFNVAKFGGTSVANFEAMSRCAAIIESNPNTKLVVSSACSGVTNLLVELANGVQDQTHRSEILTKLAKIHNAVLDQLEDSTQAAAEVYTILDTVTSLAEAASIQASRKLTDHLVACGELMSTHLLTQLMRERGIAATRFDIRDVLRTDSNFGKAEPELDSIRQLAEEKLIPLCQESVVITQGFIGSDAEGNTTTLGRGGSDYSAALIAEAVEASGLEIWTDVPGIYTTDPRIAPKASPIPEISFSEASEMANFGAKILHPSTLVPALRHDIPVFVGSSKEPEKGGTWIRHQVESSPLFRALALRCNQTMVTLRSAKMFHAYGFLARVFEILAKHKISVDLITTSEISVSLTLDQTDTSGGAPQLPEAARIELEELCSVDVEHNLCLVALIGNNMSESKGYAKQVFGTLEDFNLRMICYGASPHNLCFLVHESVSKQAIQKLHTELFEG, translated from the coding sequence GTGGGCAGTTTCAATGTTGCTAAGTTTGGTGGGACAAGTGTTGCTAATTTTGAGGCGATGAGTCGCTGTGCAGCCATTATCGAATCAAACCCCAATACCAAATTAGTTGTTAGCAGTGCGTGTTCAGGTGTCACCAACCTATTGGTCGAGTTAGCCAATGGTGTGCAAGACCAAACACATCGAAGTGAGATATTAACCAAACTGGCTAAGATCCATAATGCTGTTTTGGACCAACTCGAAGATTCAACCCAGGCTGCAGCCGAGGTCTACACCATTCTAGATACGGTGACGAGCCTTGCAGAAGCCGCTTCAATCCAAGCGAGCCGTAAGCTCACAGACCACTTAGTCGCGTGTGGTGAGCTGATGTCGACTCACCTGCTTACCCAATTAATGAGAGAGCGAGGAATCGCCGCCACACGTTTCGATATTCGAGATGTACTGCGCACCGACAGCAACTTTGGCAAAGCAGAACCAGAGCTAGATAGCATCCGTCAGCTTGCCGAAGAAAAGCTCATTCCACTATGCCAAGAATCCGTAGTGATCACTCAAGGCTTTATCGGATCAGACGCAGAAGGCAATACCACAACCCTAGGTCGTGGCGGCAGTGACTACAGCGCCGCGCTGATTGCAGAGGCGGTTGAAGCGTCAGGCTTGGAAATCTGGACTGACGTTCCCGGTATCTACACTACCGATCCTCGTATCGCACCGAAAGCGTCTCCAATCCCAGAAATCAGCTTTAGCGAAGCCTCTGAGATGGCAAACTTTGGCGCGAAGATCTTACACCCATCGACTCTCGTTCCGGCACTGCGTCATGATATTCCAGTTTTTGTCGGCTCATCAAAAGAGCCAGAAAAGGGCGGGACTTGGATTCGCCATCAAGTGGAGAGCTCACCGCTATTTCGTGCATTAGCCCTTCGCTGCAACCAGACAATGGTGACACTACGCAGCGCAAAAATGTTCCACGCATACGGTTTTTTAGCCCGTGTTTTTGAGATTCTAGCCAAGCACAAGATATCGGTGGATTTAATCACGACTTCCGAGATTAGCGTTTCGTTAACATTGGATCAAACTGATACCTCAGGCGGTGCGCCTCAGCTGCCGGAAGCCGCTCGTATTGAGTTAGAGGAGCTATGTAGCGTCGACGTCGAGCACAACTTATGTCTGGTTGCGCTAATCGGCAACAACATGAGTGAGAGTAAAGGCTACGCGAAGCAAGTCTTTGGCACATTAGAAGACTTCAATCTACGCATGATCTGTTACGGTGCAAGTCCGCACAACCTCTGCTTCTTAGTGCATGAGTCCGTCTCAAAGCAAGCCATCCAAAAGCTGCACACTGAGTTGTTTGAGGGCTAA
- the pmbA gene encoding metalloprotease PmbA, with translation MDVREQVVQQRVELEAAVAKALEMAAEKSDGAEVAITKTTGLSVSTRMCEVENVEFNSDGALGITVYRGQRKGSASTSDLSEKAIQQTVLAALDIAQYTSEDPYAGPAPKELMVKEIPDLDLFHPDTPDPDYAAQVAIAAEKAALEYSDKIKQSDGASYDSHYGLKVYGNSHGLLASYASSRHSTSCCVIGQGANGEMERDYDYTLSRHKDDLWSPEAVGLKAAEKTISRLDAQKLRTGQYPIMFAADVATGLIGHLVMAISGGNLYRKSSFLLDQLGEKVLPDWFNIAEKPHVLRGLASSPFDSEGVFTQDREIITDGVLATYLLTSYAARKMDMTPTGHAGGIHNWYVQSTGQNFEQMLKELGTGLLVTETMGQGVNIVTGDYSRGAAGFWVENGQVQYPVSEITIAGNLKQMFQNIVAVGNDVETRSQIQTGSILLESMKVAGE, from the coding sequence ATGGACGTAAGAGAGCAAGTTGTTCAACAGCGCGTTGAGTTAGAAGCCGCAGTCGCTAAAGCGTTAGAGATGGCGGCAGAGAAGTCTGATGGTGCAGAAGTCGCGATCACGAAAACTACTGGCCTAAGTGTCTCTACTCGCATGTGTGAAGTGGAAAATGTGGAATTCAACAGTGATGGTGCATTGGGCATTACGGTTTACCGTGGTCAACGTAAGGGCAGTGCATCAACCTCTGACTTAAGTGAAAAAGCGATTCAACAAACCGTATTGGCTGCGCTCGATATTGCTCAGTATACCTCCGAAGATCCTTATGCTGGTCCTGCGCCTAAAGAGTTGATGGTCAAAGAGATCCCAGATTTGGATCTATTCCACCCAGACACGCCTGATCCAGATTATGCCGCTCAGGTCGCCATTGCCGCTGAGAAAGCGGCGCTTGAGTACAGCGACAAAATTAAACAAAGCGATGGTGCGAGTTACGATAGCCATTATGGACTGAAGGTATATGGCAATAGCCATGGTTTACTGGCGAGTTATGCTTCGAGCCGTCACAGTACAAGTTGCTGTGTGATTGGTCAGGGCGCTAATGGTGAGATGGAGCGAGATTACGACTACACCTTGTCACGTCATAAAGATGATCTTTGGTCTCCTGAAGCGGTAGGGCTAAAAGCGGCAGAAAAAACCATCAGTCGTTTGGATGCGCAAAAGCTTAGAACGGGTCAATACCCGATCATGTTTGCTGCAGATGTGGCAACCGGTCTGATTGGTCATTTGGTGATGGCGATCAGTGGTGGCAACTTATACCGCAAATCCTCATTCTTGCTCGATCAACTGGGTGAAAAGGTTCTGCCTGATTGGTTTAACATCGCAGAAAAGCCTCATGTACTGCGTGGTCTTGCCTCTAGTCCCTTTGATAGTGAAGGCGTCTTCACCCAAGACCGAGAGATCATTACCGATGGTGTGCTAGCGACGTATCTGCTAACGAGCTACGCCGCACGTAAAATGGATATGACGCCAACAGGCCATGCTGGTGGTATTCATAACTGGTATGTGCAATCAACGGGGCAGAATTTCGAACAAATGCTGAAAGAGCTAGGCACAGGCTTATTGGTCACAGAGACCATGGGCCAAGGTGTCAATATCGTGACAGGCGATTATTCTCGTGGTGCGGCAGGCTTCTGGGTGGAGAATGGTCAAGTTCAATATCCTGTGTCAGAAATTACCATTGCTGGCAATCTTAAGCAGATGTTCCAGAACATTGTCGCTGTCGGTAATGATGTGGAAACGCGTTCACAAATTCAAACGGGTTCTATATTGCTTGAATCTATGAAGGTGGCGGGCGAGTAA
- the thiP gene encoding thiamine/thiamine pyrophosphate ABC transporter permease ThiP — protein sequence MRSIPKIGLWVAMFIATFVISALAALLIEAPSLNLAQVWQDPYYRHVTKFSFYQSFLSTLLSVGLAIPVAHALSRRQFLGKNLLLKLFATTLVLPVLVGVFGLLAIYGNSGLLADGFAYFDSKLPFSIYGLNGILLAHLFFNLPYASRLLLQSLESIPEEQHKLCAHLGMGAWQKFFWVEWPRMKQQLAHVCGLVFMLCFTSFATVMALGGGPKSTTIELAIYQAIKFDFDLQAGALLAIWQMTLCGIMALIIQRLGKPISVSSVSTTNNPYLAGNHWRNKVWDYSWIGLAAILVLPPLAMVIVSGINSHAIQVFTDPRFWHALWASLKVATLASMIALLAGITILITSRRLRLNARARQADHIELIGTIILVTPGLVVSTGLFLLLRSFTDVFSLAFVVVVAVNALMGLPYVIKTLSQPMLQVEQQYQYVCASLGMKGWQRFKVVEWRALKKPMAHAFAISFMFAIGDLSAIALFGSQEFRTLPLYLFQLLGSYQMDAAAVVSLTLLLLSVGCFTLIETLFKANKKVNHVISD from the coding sequence TTGCGTAGCATTCCCAAGATAGGCTTATGGGTCGCGATGTTTATCGCGACCTTTGTTATTTCAGCCTTAGCCGCTTTACTGATTGAAGCGCCCTCTTTAAATCTTGCTCAGGTGTGGCAAGACCCCTACTATCGCCACGTTACCAAGTTCAGTTTTTACCAATCTTTTCTCTCGACGCTGTTAAGTGTTGGGCTCGCCATACCAGTAGCTCACGCGCTTTCTCGTCGTCAATTTCTGGGTAAAAACCTGTTGTTGAAACTGTTCGCAACCACGTTGGTATTGCCTGTCTTAGTCGGCGTATTTGGCTTGCTTGCCATTTATGGCAATAGTGGTTTACTGGCCGATGGTTTTGCCTACTTTGATAGCAAACTGCCTTTTTCGATTTATGGTTTGAACGGTATTTTACTGGCGCACCTGTTTTTTAATTTGCCCTATGCGAGTCGGCTTTTACTGCAATCTTTAGAGTCCATCCCCGAAGAACAGCACAAACTCTGTGCGCATCTTGGCATGGGGGCGTGGCAAAAGTTTTTTTGGGTTGAGTGGCCACGCATGAAGCAGCAGCTTGCTCATGTTTGTGGTTTAGTGTTTATGCTTTGCTTTACCAGTTTTGCGACCGTAATGGCGCTTGGTGGCGGACCAAAATCGACGACCATTGAACTCGCCATCTATCAAGCGATCAAATTTGATTTCGATTTGCAAGCCGGTGCGCTATTGGCCATTTGGCAGATGACGCTTTGTGGCATTATGGCGCTGATCATTCAGCGTTTGGGTAAACCGATATCAGTAAGCTCCGTGAGTACTACGAACAACCCCTATTTAGCCGGTAATCATTGGCGCAACAAAGTGTGGGATTACAGTTGGATTGGGCTCGCCGCCATATTGGTTCTGCCTCCTTTGGCGATGGTCATTGTCAGCGGTATCAATAGCCATGCGATCCAAGTCTTTACAGATCCGCGTTTTTGGCATGCACTGTGGGCATCGCTGAAAGTGGCGACCCTAGCGAGTATGATCGCTTTGTTAGCGGGTATTACTATCTTGATCACCAGTCGTCGACTCCGGCTTAATGCTCGAGCGCGGCAAGCGGATCATATTGAACTGATCGGCACCATTATTTTGGTCACCCCTGGTTTGGTTGTTTCGACTGGGTTGTTTTTGTTGTTGCGCTCATTTACGGATGTATTCAGTCTGGCTTTTGTGGTGGTCGTGGCGGTGAACGCGCTGATGGGGCTTCCCTATGTGATTAAAACGCTCTCTCAGCCGATGCTACAGGTCGAGCAACAGTATCAGTATGTGTGTGCAAGCCTTGGGATGAAAGGGTGGCAACGGTTTAAAGTGGTTGAGTGGCGGGCGCTTAAAAAGCCGATGGCGCACGCATTTGCTATTAGCTTCATGTTTGCGATTGGCGATCTGAGCGCGATTGCCCTGTTTGGTAGCCAAGAATTTCGCACTCTACCCCTCTATCTGTTCCAGTTGCTGGGAAGCTATCAGATGGATGCGGCGGCGGTCGTTTCCCTGACATTGCTTCTTCTCAGCGTTGGCTGTTTCACGCTCATCGAAACGTTGTTTAAAGCGAACAAAAAGGTCAATCATGTTATCTCTGACTGA
- the yjgA gene encoding ribosome biogenesis factor YjgA produces MARKNQKAPWEEEEEIIWVSKTEMKRDMEELQQLGEELVSLKPSVLEKFPLSEDLAEAIKDAQRFKNEARRRQLQYIGKLMRFEDPEPLQAALDKVRNKHSQATAHLHKLEQLRDRIVEEGDAAISDAMELYPNADRQRLRQLARQAAKEKKAGKPAKSYREIFQVLKALSDEEV; encoded by the coding sequence ATGGCACGTAAAAACCAAAAAGCGCCATGGGAAGAGGAAGAAGAAATCATCTGGGTAAGTAAGACCGAGATGAAACGCGACATGGAAGAGCTGCAGCAGTTAGGTGAAGAGCTCGTGAGCCTAAAACCTTCTGTGCTGGAAAAGTTTCCGCTTAGCGAAGATCTCGCAGAAGCGATCAAAGATGCGCAACGATTCAAAAACGAAGCGCGTCGCCGCCAACTGCAATACATTGGCAAATTGATGCGCTTTGAAGATCCTGAGCCACTGCAAGCCGCGTTAGACAAGGTTCGCAATAAGCACTCACAAGCAACAGCGCACCTGCATAAGCTAGAGCAGTTGCGTGACCGCATTGTCGAAGAGGGTGATGCGGCCATTAGCGATGCAATGGAACTCTATCCAAACGCAGATCGCCAGCGCCTGCGTCAACTTGCTCGCCAAGCGGCAAAAGAGAAAAAAGCCGGTAAGCCTGCGAAATCTTACCGCGAAATCTTCCAAGTTCTAAAAGCGCTGAGCGACGAAGAAGTTTAG
- the mpl gene encoding UDP-N-acetylmuramate:L-alanyl-gamma-D-glutamyl-meso-diaminopimelate ligase — protein MHIHILGICGTFMGGAAVLARQLGHKVTGSDANVYPPMSTLLESQGIEIIEGFDPSQLEPAPDLVVIGNAMSRGNPCVEHVLNTNLRYTSGPQWLQEFLLHDRWVLAVSGTHGKTTTSSMLAWILEACGYQPGFLVGGVLGNFGVSARLGESMFFVVEADEYDSAFFDKRSKFVHYHPRTLVMNNLEFDHADIFDDLEAIKRQFHHLVRTVPGNGRIFAPKQDKALADVLERGCWSETESSGEQGDWQAEKVVNDGSHFKVFFQGNQVGEVRWSLVGDHNVDNALMAIAAARHVGVTPDLACDALGKFINTKRRLECKGEIAGVTVYDDFAHHPTAIELTLGGLRNKVGPRRILAVLEPRSATMKRGVHKETLAASLRAADSVFLYQPDSIDWSVEDVAQQCTQPAWTSKDVDALVEMIVAEAQTGDQILVMSNGGFEGIHGKLLDQLANKAN, from the coding sequence ATGCATATTCATATCTTGGGGATTTGCGGCACATTTATGGGTGGTGCTGCAGTGTTAGCTCGTCAACTTGGTCATAAAGTAACGGGGAGCGATGCCAACGTTTACCCGCCGATGAGCACTCTACTTGAATCTCAAGGTATTGAAATTATAGAAGGATTTGACCCTTCCCAGCTTGAACCTGCGCCAGACCTTGTGGTGATAGGTAATGCGATGAGTCGCGGCAACCCATGTGTCGAGCACGTACTAAATACTAATCTGCGTTACACCTCTGGACCGCAATGGCTACAAGAGTTTTTGTTGCACGATCGCTGGGTTCTAGCGGTCTCAGGCACGCACGGTAAAACCACTACATCAAGTATGCTAGCTTGGATCTTGGAAGCCTGCGGTTACCAGCCTGGATTCTTAGTTGGTGGCGTACTCGGCAATTTTGGCGTTTCTGCTCGATTGGGCGAAAGTATGTTTTTTGTTGTGGAAGCAGATGAATATGACAGTGCTTTTTTCGATAAGCGTTCTAAGTTTGTCCACTACCACCCGCGCACGTTAGTGATGAATAATCTAGAGTTCGATCACGCAGATATTTTTGATGATCTTGAAGCGATTAAGCGTCAATTTCACCATTTAGTACGAACTGTGCCGGGCAATGGCCGTATCTTTGCTCCGAAACAAGATAAGGCTTTAGCCGATGTGCTCGAGCGTGGCTGCTGGAGCGAAACGGAGTCCAGTGGCGAGCAGGGTGACTGGCAAGCAGAAAAAGTGGTGAATGATGGTTCTCACTTCAAGGTTTTCTTCCAAGGCAACCAAGTTGGGGAAGTGCGTTGGAGTTTGGTGGGCGATCATAATGTCGACAACGCTCTTATGGCTATTGCAGCAGCAAGGCACGTCGGTGTAACGCCAGATCTTGCTTGTGACGCGCTCGGAAAGTTCATCAATACGAAGCGACGTCTGGAATGTAAGGGAGAAATCGCAGGCGTGACGGTTTACGATGACTTTGCCCATCATCCAACGGCGATTGAACTCACTTTGGGTGGCTTACGTAACAAGGTAGGTCCACGTCGAATTCTTGCCGTACTTGAGCCACGCAGTGCAACCATGAAGCGCGGTGTCCATAAAGAGACACTGGCTGCATCTTTGCGCGCCGCTGATTCTGTATTCCTCTATCAGCCTGACTCCATTGATTGGTCTGTGGAGGATGTGGCACAGCAATGCACTCAACCCGCTTGGACATCTAAAGATGTCGATGCGCTTGTCGAGATGATAGTTGCTGAGGCTCAGACCGGCGATCAGATTCTGGTGATGAGTAACGGTGGCTTTGAAGGCATTCACGGTAAATTACTCGACCAATTGGCGAACAAAGCAAATTAG
- a CDS encoding flavin prenyltransferase UbiX, with amino-acid sequence MNNKQKAITLAFTGASGAPYGLRLLECLIAADYQVFLLISSAARVVLATEHGLKLSANPESAKQALVEHLKCDADKLIVCGKDDWFSPVASGSAAPKQMVVCPCSAGSVAAIAHGMSDNLIERAADVVMKERGQLLLVVRETPFSTLHLENMHKLSQMGVTIMPAAPGFYHQPKSIEDLIDFMVARILDHLGVEQGLVPRWGYDHRD; translated from the coding sequence ATGAACAATAAACAGAAAGCGATCACATTGGCCTTCACGGGGGCATCTGGTGCGCCTTATGGGCTGCGCCTGCTAGAGTGCTTGATCGCTGCCGACTACCAAGTTTTTCTTTTGATCTCCTCAGCTGCCCGCGTTGTGTTAGCCACAGAGCACGGCCTAAAGTTGTCTGCAAACCCTGAGTCGGCCAAGCAAGCGTTGGTCGAACACCTAAAGTGTGACGCTGACAAACTGATTGTCTGTGGTAAGGACGATTGGTTCTCTCCGGTGGCGTCGGGCTCTGCGGCGCCGAAGCAGATGGTGGTTTGCCCTTGCTCTGCAGGCAGTGTGGCAGCGATCGCCCACGGCATGTCTGATAATCTGATTGAACGCGCAGCCGATGTGGTGATGAAGGAGCGCGGTCAACTATTGTTGGTTGTTCGTGAAACCCCGTTCTCGACGTTACACCTTGAGAATATGCACAAATTGTCCCAAATGGGCGTTACGATCATGCCAGCGGCGCCCGGTTTTTATCATCAGCCCAAGTCGATTGAGGATTTGATCGATTTTATGGTCGCTCGTATTTTGGATCATCTGGGTGTGGAACAAGGTTTGGTTCCTCGCTGGGGATATGATCACCGAGATTGA